Sequence from the Crassostrea angulata isolate pt1a10 chromosome 9, ASM2561291v2, whole genome shotgun sequence genome:
ctattcaTTAGATTcatttgcactcacttgcagtatagGACGTCaaaagtgacgctatttttataattcaatcaaaatcagtcaaaaattgacatttttcttttctttttatgaatgggaaattaAGAGCGACGCTTTGAacagggaatttttttttgacacATATTAGTCTTAGCTAGAAACATCTctgattaaattattttgtttgttcaagcatgcgctctacgTTTTCTGAAGAAAATCTGCTTAAAAACAAGCCATTTTATGCTACAAATGCAAAAAAGGCAGGAAAAGGTtatctttacgatgtcataattctaaattgtgggcccttgaatcaaaatgaaattatgaaaaaaatatcacgtatatatatttgtacaaagaaaGCAAAGAATTAGTAAGATGATGATGTTGattttacggggggggggggggggcattttaggcccatatcatatatagtcctctATGATTGTAACTAAACTTACACTTAATACATTcataaacttaaaatatatgaaccctgtcataaataaatatatgaagtCAGATCTACAAGTACActgattataaaaaattaaatgataattgaaCACCACcacatataaaaatatcattgaaaCATATAACACAGAGACAgatatcaaatacaataatctTCCTGTACTTCAAACATTCACCACCGTTTGTGATTGCCCTGGATGGTTGATATTCAATATGCTGATtgcatgtttttctttaaaatattatggTTCATTAATTCCAAcccttttatttatataacagtCAGTTTCAGTGAAAATGAATCTAAATTCAAAACGTTAAATACATGCAAAATcagtaatttgtaaaatatatctttACAAACTTGTTttatattagaataaaagtatagtcaaacttcgttatctcgaactagatgggactatTTAATTAGTTCGAAGtatccgagtattcgagatatcgagggtgaaatactaaaaaaatattaagtggtttggacttacaaatcacttcgacatatccattgtattcgagatattagtgttcgagatatcgaagtttaaCTGTAGTTTATCAAAGAGAGATCTATGTGTTGTTGATCAGAATGAGCAATGTACCTTAAATCAGCAAACATCCCTACGTACCACTTTACTTTAAATACTGATtaaccattttatttcaaatagtgttatttataactttatattttattgtaactAAAACATCACAGGGATTAGGGAAAATCTATTCTAAAGACTGATGTAAGTTTTCATTTtgactttgaattttaaatgttaatttcatTGAACATTTATGCAATAGCATTTTTTAAGAAGCAGTGGTTGTTAAACAATCACAACCAAAACATGCTCACAGTCataaattttcatgtttttagaCTTCGGTTTACACAAACAATTTTAACCATTCCTACTTAACTGTTAATTCACAAAATTAGTCATATAAatcatttctctctctctctctctctctctctctctctcatattagtGATTACTAACACTGGAAAAGCTATTTATCCAATGGAATTCATTCTTTCAGCAGATTAACTCCTATTTCAGCCAAAAGGTGTAGTACCAAGTGTTGCTGTGGAGAAAGGAAAAGCAGTAGTTCCATTGGCCGAGGGCTGGTCATTCTTACAGTAGGGCATCTCATTACCATGACTACAAGAAAACCCCTCGGAGAGATCGACAAGAGCCACTACAGTACCAAAAACCATTACAAGAGTTCCGAACACAGCAATGATAATGGGAATAATATTGGTCTTGGAGAGAATGGGCTCCTGTCGCAATTTCATAACACAGACTGGAGGGATGATGAAAGCCAAAGGTGAAGCAATCAGAACACCCTGAAAATTAACAatcaattaataattaatactTAATGAATTACTGTAGAATCCTTATTTTACAAGAGTTAAAAATGAAAGCaagaatttaaaatttgcaaGGGGTGCTTCTCAAGATTTTCcgcggatattaattctttGCGTTAAGTAATGAACCTACAGTAATTATAATGAACATGATGTATggataaattaattaaattattttaatggaTTACAATTATGAGAAGCATTCAGCAACATTTAGCATAtccattttaatatttgcaagAACTTTTATGTATACAGAGCAACAGGCTTACGTACAGTAAGTTTCAAGGACAAACAACTTTCATTCCTTAAAAATACACTTTTTGACAAAACTGACTTCACTGTTTACATGAATTTGCAATAAGAATGTTGAATTAAAATCAATCAGAAAGTTTAAACTTACATTAAAGGTTAGCACAATGCCTAGACAATCTGTTGTCAAGGATATAACAACAGTTAGAATGACAACACCTATAGTGACGCCAAGATGCCGCCATGTTGGTGAGGGATCTTGGGAagggaaaaatgcattttctaTGACCTGTTGAATAAAACATTATCATTTATGATGTTATGATGATACATGATATGGCATTATAACTTTTAACTTTAAAAGAGACAgacatattatttgtttattttcaattgcAAGGTTAAAATTAAGTGTCATATTTAATATCTCACTAGAATTAGCATGTTATATTTTAACTCCTCTCCCATCCTTCCTTTCAAAATAATCATTGAACTTTACACAGACTTTACctctttagaaaaaataaatattaaagctTAGTGGAGAGCTACAAATAATAGTGTATACAGTGTTATTATCACaccgtgttattttcgccccttgttatttttcacctttctccacttgcaaacagttttgtcTCATCTTAAATTATTACCCAGTCAAAGTTGTGTTTTAAGAGAGATACTATGAGCCAATTGAATTCTCCCAGTCTTCTTTAAGCTAATTGGCAGCAAGGGAGAAAGGGCGAAGATAAAatgggttggggggggggggtgcaatgCATATTTCCCTGTATTTTAAAACAGTAGCCAAGTTTTGAATTTAGCATTGAAAATTAGATAAATTGTAAATCCTAATAATTTTTGCTAGCTTATATATTGTAGATTGGTTTATAAAGGTAAAAGTCCAGACCTCTCTTGTGACAAAGCATTCTATTGGGTAGGTCAGCATGATGCTGAGAGCAAAGACAAATCTAGAGACATTCATCAGGTCATCGTCATGGCAATAGTTTTCTAACAGGTCAcctgttaagaaaaaaaatatactgtaacTAAATCAATGAAGCACTAGACTAGAGGAGTTTAGAAGAGTCGTTCATTACAAGAGGTCATTTTTCTAAAATCAGAAGGAATTTTTAACTTAATATGCACATAATTAGCACATTACATCCTCCAAAATTTACAATTACTAAATGTACCTACATTACATACCATGCTACCTTCAACCACACTATCACAAAATAACATTGAGAGTGGATTAAAAGAGTCTGACTTAAAAacttgataaataaaatattttgaatgaatacACTGTAACCAGTGATAAAGACTTGAGTGTCTTACCCTGTGTATGTCCAGTAAAGGATACGTATCCCAGAATTCCGAGGATCAGCATGAGGGTCATGGAGAATCCAATGCTGAGGTGGGTGACCAGACTCCAGCGCTGGTGGGTGGGGTTCTCCAGAGACCCATGAATCAGGAAAGTGTTGTGGTGACACATGTATGCTGCATTGGTACAAAAGTAGGTTATTGTGACACATTTATGAACATGTACAAAAGTAGGTTAAATTGACACATGTTTGTTGCACATGTATAAGATTGGGGAAAATTACTACCTTTTCTGAACCCATATTCTGTGCAATAAACATTACTTAATAATCATCCAATTCTATCCATTCAATGCAATGTACATAATTTAGCAACAGAATATCTAGAGAATAGAGATATTCTCCAGCAACTGCACATGCAGGTAATATTTCTCAATATTTTCTCAAACAACTTTACTCCTTTACTACTGCtgtatgtatatgtatgcaACACAATGATGTAGAAAATAAGAGtaagtttaaatttttcaaatcaataatttgtataaaaaaaaaaaaaaaaagtaaagaatttatatttaaaactcACCAAAAGCCATAATACCAACAGCTTGGGCTATATTATAATTAGCCACATACCAGGCATCTTCTGTAGGTGGTCTGCGAcatcagaaaaaaatgataattctaAACCATAAGACAGTGGTCATCACTTCAGTGTACATCAGTGAAGTGTATTTGCAGAGTACTGTTGAATCAATAGAATTCAAGATGGCTAAATTTTCATGGTATTCATGCTTAACCCACCCCTACATcctcaacaaaaacaaattttgattggTTAGTATtcttattgaaaatgaaaacggACGATGCCCCAAATTAACATCCCCCATGGATAAGGAAAAAACCCATAATTCACGAAAAtggcccccacaaatttaaatgattccaaagTATTTGCAAGCACTAtgctgtaataaaaaaatactctAGAGTACTCAAAGGATCTTTTGGACAACAGTTACATCATCATTTTTCTGGTATATCCATGTATGAATTTTAGTTTATTGATTTGAATTGGAACTATGAGTACTATAAGAATCTTTTAGACACCAGTTACATTATCTCATTTTTGGTCTGCCTACAAAAGAAGTGACTCACTCACAGATTCAAGCTTTTAAGCCTGTCTAGACCTTCCAGGTTAATAATGCAAAATCAATACCAAATGTAATAGATAAAGATCACTGGGGAAAAAACATATTAGCCATCTGCTTCTTAAGTTTGCAAAAATGATTACTCCAGACCAGCTTTTCACAGCTCTTTTCTTTTCACCATATACAGTATCTCCTTTTTGAGATTTTAAGACAAACCCTTGGAGCACAGAACCTTAAATAGATCTCCATTTTCATACCAGCATGCATAGTCTGTTATAAATGTAAAGGAAGGGACAAAGTCtgatcataatattttttttaaaacaagaatcTTAAATGGTccttttaagaataaattaaatataatatacatgaagTTTAATTTGAGTCATAAAGTTTCAAATGAGAAGTATGCATAAGTTTCTCTTTAATTCCATTGGGTCTGCTTAAGAAACCGTGGTTTCACCAATATTTATTGaatcatggatttaatttttgagttcatcaaagaaaccaaatgttcattgaaatacaATTTCTAAAAGCATATTTTTAATGCTAAGATCACTGACCCAATTTTTACATattcttgaaactgtgattttcacaaGATCCACGAAACTTGATGCCCATGAATGGATATCTAAGGAACCATAGAGTGCTGGATGTTTTAACTAGTTCACCAATATAATGATTGAAAACACTTACATTTCTTTGACATATTCTCCTGTCCTTATACAAATTGTGACCAATATAAAGAAGACAAAGATGATGGAGAGGAAGGCCCACTGAAATAGAAAAccaaatactgtaaaccaactattATTCGCAACAACTTTATTTCGTGATTTACCCGAGATGAACTGGTTCGCGACAACTAATTTCCGCAACCAAGCCTTATCTACACCTGGTTTGTTTTATAACAACTATATGGCAAATACTGGTTCGCGTcaagaaatattcgcgacaatAAGGCCCTTGCGAACATCGCGAAAATTTCTTGCACGCAAATAAAAGTTCATTTACAGTATATTAAACTCTTTTACAGTAACTGTAACACTTACAATACAGTGCAATACTTATGTAGCTATCATTATATACTGATACTCTACATTCCTTTATTTTAagcaagtacttaattctgtCAATTTGGGTCAAATCACGAGATAAATTATGCTATATCATgaaattttgatatacatgtgtattaccCGGTAAATCAAACTTCATAACtccatgaaaaataaaagtgtaaTTCTAAAACCCGCAATAGGTGCAACAGGTGCTTAATATTAAGTTCCTTACAGTTTATAAGATAAAGACAGTCACTATGTCTGGTTGATATTTGTTTTGCATTAATTGCTGGtgacaatttttcaataaacatgCCGAAGTAATCACagcaatgaaaataaattgtctTTAGTTTTTTTGTTAATCAAATTGGTAGGAAgcaacatctctctctctccatatctctctctctctctctctctctcagtaccTACCTTACTGAGCTGGGCTATATTCCTGTACAGCGATAAAGGCAGTGTGACCATTAGCGTGGACAGGAATATGATGAACTGTCTGTTACCTAACACAGTCCCACCGAGATTAGCTGGAAAAAGGATATCACACTTAATCAGTTCTTGCAAACATTATCTGGGCAATATTGCCCTCTAAATTAATACTGGTAATCATATCCATGTAAGTAAGTGTCATTAAGAGAATTCAATCATTGAGCATTAATTaccaaataatttatatatctacatttattatactttcatgttaaatattgaaatctgattggtttagacagTTTATAATTCGTTCTATTGCCTTCAGCGTTTGCACCACACTTGGCAACaggtaacactatataaatagtgcctgtttgggagggtaacagagaaaaacattgtcaacagacgcgaagcggaggttgacaatggttttcgaggggtgtcaatttcaactgttatcctcccaaacaggcactatttattttgttatactgaatgtcttaatttttaagaaaattttactgcttttatataggaataacgtgaattctacagcgaaccgtacgcgcataattttcgtgcatgtaacaatttgtaatgatACCCATTgttaagtgcgttgctaacgctgagggtaatagaacggattatgaactgcgtcttaaccaatcagatttcagtatttaacatgaattcaaagtataacaaaacaaattgtgACATATGTGCTTGAACTATGCGCTTACTGTTCACCGTAGAATTCATGTCATTCCTAATAATTAAaagaagttaatttttttttggaattaaggcattcagtataataaaataaatagggcCTGTTTAGaaaggtaacagttgaaattcaGACACCCCtggaaaaccattgtcaacctcagTTTGattcggttgacaatggttttctcgggcaTTTCAATTTTCACTGTTACCCTCCCACACAGGCAATATTTATATAGTACTAACCAATATGCTACATATGTCTTAGAGATTTGTTTTAGAATTAGAAATTCATATTTAGACTAATGATTCACCACTTCATGTAGATTTACATGTTCTTTTATGGAACtctaaaaatgtatatttagttaccatataaataaacaaagcaaataataaatttatactTCTCCCCCATAATAATGATCAAGCAAGACTaatgtgatgtcaatttgaaatatttctttaaaattctgattaataacaaatttaagGAAAATTTGTGCAGCTAAAACAATTTTTAGGAAATGGTCAAGCCGATCTGATGGATTTATTTGGCTGTCACAAAAAAGTTTGTGGACAAAAAAgcataaatattatttgtttgtgCAAACTGGTGTgcttctattaaaaaaaagcatgtttGTGAAGGTAACAGTTCAAATTGGCATCCCTaggaaaaccattgtcaactgaaGCAAAGCGCATAAAACAATTGGTCGTGTTAcctgttgccaagtgtgttgctaatactgagggtaatagaacggattaccaacagCATCTAacccaatcagatttcagtatttaagaTGAAGAATAATTAATAGAATACAATGTGACctgcattaaaatgttttaatttgccAGACTtctaaatgttgtaaaattaattATCATGAGAAAAAAAGTCTTAATTTCTCTGCttctaatgataaaaaattaagtttaacaGCTTCATAACAATTCAGTAGATATACTAGTATAACTTAGTTTAAGGAACactttatattttattctgaGGTTTTCAAAGCATTATAAACAACCtacttaatgataaaaataaagaacCTATAAAATTGATTCTGTATTTAGAGATCTATGTAAACCTAACCTGTTTTGCCAATCCTGACAATAATCTTTGTGATCGTGTCTCCTATGATGACATTGTAACTTATCATGGCTGAAAAGAAGAGGGTTCAAGATATCAAACATATGGCAATCATAagtcctatatatatatatatatatatatatatatatatgtgtgtgtgtgtgtgtgtgtgtgtgtgtgtgtgtgtgtgtgtgtgtactgTAAACCACTGTAATTCCTAacaatttaactttaaaatttagcAATCTGGTCTGCAGCAATTAATTTTTGTAACCAAACTTGCATTTcccatttttattcaataaaaaagacattaaaGGTCTAATTTACTGATATATATGTTCAACAACaaggtttttatgatatttgttgAATTTCCTCAAGTTTATTCACTGAATAGAATTGTAGTGATTATCAGACATATTCCATGTAATGAAGAAAGAATGAATAGatagaaaaaaagaacaatGGCATAGTAAGGATTTAGACAGAGATGataggacaacaaaataaaattcattaatagAGATAAATACTTAATAATTCCATGATTCAATCGTTTTACGTCAAATCACAAGAATATAAAACagcaatgttattttttttttcattgtttcatTTAGGTTACATCTGTTTCCAAAAAAGCAAGATTTCAAAATTTGCTAGATAATAAGCTAATCTCACAattttacgcagatattaattcctcgcatttaGTTAGGAATCTAAAGTACGTCTGgacaaataattatatttggCATGttcaatatttgacaaaaaattattgttcaccCTATTAGCATGAATTTGAATTAATAAGGTATTTCTAAATGCACCTATCATTAATATACACATATGCAAGACAATCAGCTATGAACTAAATTAAGTGAAACCTGTTTTCTGCCAAAAACGCTAAAATAAAGTACACAGttaaatgtaatacatgtacagtacatcACAGAGTTTTGCCCATAGAGAATTATTCCACTCACCTATAAGGGGATACAGGAACTGTAACAGTGTCAAAAGATAAAACCCGGGCCGCCCACAGGCCACCATTATCATATCCTACAAAAACACGAGTTCATTGTCAAACACTAACAAAGTCATCATTATTTGTGAATTAATTTATAACTTTTGGTCACACTGTAAACCAAATTTTGTCAGCACCATACTGTCGTTGTTGTACTGTTGTCATTACAAGATAAGACTTCGTCGTGATTGCTGCGAAACACTTTATCGGAAGTAATTTAACGCGAAATAAAGTCTTCACCAacaaaagttggtttacagtaaaagGGAAAAGAAAATCCTTATAACTTAAGTTAGATTCTGAATGTCTtctatgaattttattttcaaaatattcaacaacaaaaatatactaAATATCAGtagttaaaatgataattacttGGTAGCTATCTGTGTTTGATAATTTCCCTGCCTCCACAAGGAGAATGATTGAATAGTCTGAAATTAGAaacaaaagttaaaattaatgatttttttaggtTTTCAATTCTCCATCTTCattgttaaatattaattatttataaataagcattataaatcaataaaactcCCACAGCAAGTCAATAGGTGAAAACTTTATATTGAATTTCTGCATTGTTAATGTCCATGTACTTACATACTTAATGATTCATTGTATAGAAGTGATAAGTATCAGCTATGCACAAAATGTAATGTACGTATTCGACCCATGCATGTGCATTAGCAAAATCACCCAAAAAAATATGTccaaagttttttaaaatgtctggaAGAAAAATCTTCGAGGATTGTAATCGAATATCTTACCATTAACTACTGCGGTGAAAATCAGCAGAAAAATTCCCATTCCAAATCCAGCTTGTTTTAGGGCAAAAGGTATACCTATTCCATAgaagaaaaaaccaaaatcattttcaatatatgCAACTTCTTTCCCCATCATACCAGGCAATTGAAATTTGGGTTGCCCATAGATGTTCCTTGTGCGGAGAGATCCAAGAGTGAAATACGTGTAATATTAAACACAATCAAATTAAACACTACTGAAAAAAGTATTTAGGCCTTTGAGAAAATAGTATATAAATTATGTAGTGCAAAAGAGAACATCTTTTTTATCTAAAGATGAAcagaaatcatttttactataatcttaatacatgtagatgcaaataaattataaatattaagtaTTCATTAACAAGTACTTTAGCTCAGATAagggtttaaaatttttgtcattggttGTAATTACATGCAACTACTTGTCATTggttacaattacatgtaattacttgTCATTGGTTGCAATTACATGAAATTACTTGTCACTggttacaattacatgtaattacttgtcaatggttaaaattacatgtaattacttgTCACAGtctattttgaatttcatttcatttatgtCACAAAATTACCATGGAAATGGACCTGTTCAGTAAATGTGCATGAGGCTAAAGGGAGTCCTAGTGGTGTAGTCTAAAGGGAGACTCTTATTTCAAATGTTAAActttatttgattagaattgAAACTTTGCATGGAACATTTATAGTGGTAATCTAGGctttatcataaaattaaatacaactTTTATTGAGTTAGCTCCCAAGGAGTCCCATAAGTGTTCTTTTTCTCCAATTAAACTCGATGTAGATGAGCTGCATGAACATTTATTGATACATAGATATTGTTCAGATTGAATTATCTATCAAAAGTTTCATAATATCCAAAAtgttaagataaaaaaattaattttctttgtgaATGAATTAATTACAATAATGGTATACATTCATAGTTAATCATCTTTTGGGGGAAATGCATTATACCCTCAGCGTAATCACGTGATAAGCGCAGTACTAATTATCATTCAAGAAGAGGGCAAGCAGACGTGTATATAGACAAGgaaggtaaatatattttatgcatGTTTCCTATTTGCTTAAAAACCATCAAACAACCCACTTCACACATCAATTATCTGGCATATGAATAAAGTGTTTCAAGATAATTGCAGAAACTGCTTTATTGCAGGgcattttgatataatttggTGAATTGTGACAAAACAGCAATAGttaaataaatgtcaattaTTTTCTACTATGATCTAAAACTGCACCAAACTAGATTagtttgccctgcaaaagaacGTGCATAGTCAACATGATAATTTATAAGTTATACCAATAATCCCTGATCCTATGATGGAGTTGATGAAGTTAAATGCCGTCATAGGAATACCGCCGCGCAGTACGCTGTCCCTACGCTCTAGTTCCACTAGCTGCTTCGTGTCGCTGGCGTAGCTCATCTCGGACGCCTCAGACTGTAAGGAAAATGTACAGATCAGGCATAATGATGTAGAATAGGTTAGTTGAAATTCATGCTCGAACAcctttgggaaaaaaaatttcacaaagCATCATTGAATTAATATACTCTGTAAGAAATATGATTATTATATTAgatgcatattttatttaaataataactaTAAAGTATGAAGGAATTGTAAAAAGATATTGTGCTTTGCATCCAATAtccaaaacagtcatacataaATTGAACAGTTACATCCCTCCCTCACTCTCTCCTctctcccccctctctctctctctctctctctctctctctctctctctctctctctctctctctctctttgctTACAGGCTCAGTCACCATATGCCAatgcaatatgatatttaaattgaatcatGGATTGCAATGATTTATAACAGAGGAAGCCCTACTCAAGTGTTCATATTACACATAAAATCAATAGCAGGCAAAGTTTTAGTATTGTACAGATGAAAATGGAAGACTATATATCCAGATTGTTACTCTGAAGTAGAAAAAAGTCCATTGGCAAAGAACACTACCCGGTACTCACTTTAAGACATTTATTCTACTGCCAAGGAGATTTCTATATATAATCTGCATAAAAATGTTGACACTCTATTGTGTCACCTTTCATATTTCCTGGGTTCAACAATcaatagaagtttttttttatacttgcTGTGAAAAAATTAACTAAGCTTTGACATTAATGCTTGCATAGGTTCAAATAATCTTCACGAGGCATCCTTTCCCTTTGGAGGAAaggattgaattttttttgcaaaaatataattgtagcctcaaactttttcttatttcagCTGATTGATTACTGTAAATttctaattaaacgcgaggaattcataaaatcgcgagaagcaccccttgcggattttaaaatctcaccaTTATTTCTGAGAGTTtggaactacatgtataagaaatgtGGATGAATGATcagcgttcgcgattttatattcttgcgatttgatacaaaacagtgggATCGTGGAAATAAGTATACGGAATTTACAGTATCATCCTaattacacaaaaaaataacaagagtt
This genomic interval carries:
- the LOC128164019 gene encoding putative sodium-coupled neutral amino acid transporter 11 isoform X1 — its product is MEENSSGAGTQKGENSFILGRSQAGNSTQNSLGGAETVSQSEASEMSYASDTKQLVELERRDSVLRGGIPMTAFNFINSIIGSGIIGIPFALKQAGFGMGIFLLIFTAVVNDYSIILLVEAGKLSNTDSYQDMIMVACGRPGFYLLTLLQFLYPLIAMISYNVIIGDTITKIIVRIGKTANLGGTVLGNRQFIIFLSTLMVTLPLSLYRNIAQLSKWAFLSIIFVFFILVTICIRTGEYVKEIPPTEDAWYVANYNIAQAVGIMAFAYMCHHNTFLIHGSLENPTHQRWSLVTHLSIGFSMTLMLILGILGYVSFTGHTQGDLLENYCHDDDLMNVSRFVFALSIMLTYPIECFVTREVIENAFFPSQDPSPTWRHLGVTIGVVILTVVISLTTDCLGIVLTFNGVLIASPLAFIIPPVCVMKLRQEPILSKTNIIPIIIAVFGTLVMVFGTVVALVDLSEGFSCSHGNEMPYCKNDQPSANGTTAFPFSTATLGTTPFG
- the LOC128164019 gene encoding putative sodium-coupled neutral amino acid transporter 11 isoform X2 produces the protein MEENSSGAGTQKGENSFILGRSQAGNSTQNSLGGAETSEASEMSYASDTKQLVELERRDSVLRGGIPMTAFNFINSIIGSGIIGIPFALKQAGFGMGIFLLIFTAVVNDYSIILLVEAGKLSNTDSYQDMIMVACGRPGFYLLTLLQFLYPLIAMISYNVIIGDTITKIIVRIGKTANLGGTVLGNRQFIIFLSTLMVTLPLSLYRNIAQLSKWAFLSIIFVFFILVTICIRTGEYVKEIPPTEDAWYVANYNIAQAVGIMAFAYMCHHNTFLIHGSLENPTHQRWSLVTHLSIGFSMTLMLILGILGYVSFTGHTQGDLLENYCHDDDLMNVSRFVFALSIMLTYPIECFVTREVIENAFFPSQDPSPTWRHLGVTIGVVILTVVISLTTDCLGIVLTFNGVLIASPLAFIIPPVCVMKLRQEPILSKTNIIPIIIAVFGTLVMVFGTVVALVDLSEGFSCSHGNEMPYCKNDQPSANGTTAFPFSTATLGTTPFG
- the LOC128164019 gene encoding putative sodium-coupled neutral amino acid transporter 11 isoform X3, which encodes MEENSSGAGTQKGENSFILGRSQSEASEMSYASDTKQLVELERRDSVLRGGIPMTAFNFINSIIGSGIIGIPFALKQAGFGMGIFLLIFTAVVNDYSIILLVEAGKLSNTDSYQDMIMVACGRPGFYLLTLLQFLYPLIAMISYNVIIGDTITKIIVRIGKTANLGGTVLGNRQFIIFLSTLMVTLPLSLYRNIAQLSKWAFLSIIFVFFILVTICIRTGEYVKEIPPTEDAWYVANYNIAQAVGIMAFAYMCHHNTFLIHGSLENPTHQRWSLVTHLSIGFSMTLMLILGILGYVSFTGHTQGDLLENYCHDDDLMNVSRFVFALSIMLTYPIECFVTREVIENAFFPSQDPSPTWRHLGVTIGVVILTVVISLTTDCLGIVLTFNGVLIASPLAFIIPPVCVMKLRQEPILSKTNIIPIIIAVFGTLVMVFGTVVALVDLSEGFSCSHGNEMPYCKNDQPSANGTTAFPFSTATLGTTPFG